From the genome of Streptacidiphilus sp. PB12-B1b:
ACGTCGGCGGCTTCAAGGAGGGCGAGGCGGTCTTCGTCTCCGGCGCGGCCGGTGCGGTCGGCAGCGTCGTCGGCCAGATCGCCAAGCTGCGCGGGGCCTCGCTGGTGGTCGGCAGCGCCGGCTCGCCGGAGAAGGTGCGCAGGCTGACCGAGGAGTTCGGCTTCGACGCGGCCTTCAACTACAAGGACGGACCGGTCGCCCAGCAGCTGGCCCAGGCCGCCCCGGACGGCATCGACGTCTACTTCGACAACGTCGGCGGGGAGCACCTGGAGGCGGCCATCGGCGCGCTGCGGCTGCACGGCCGCGCGGTGCTCTGCGGCGCCATCGCCCAGTACAACGAGACCGCGCCGCCGACCGGCCCGCGCAACCTGGCGCTGGCCATCGGCAAGCGGCTGCGGCTGGAGGGGATGCTGGTCGGCGACCACTACGCGCTGCAGCCGCAGTTCACGGCCGAGGTCGGCGGCTGGCTGGCCGAGGGCCGGCTGACCTTCGAGGACACCGTGGTCGAGGGCTTCGACCGGACCGCGGACGCCTTCCTCGGGCTGCTGCGCGGTGAGAACACCGGCAAGATGCTGGTGCACGTGGGCGGCTGACACCCGTTGCAGCCGACGCGTCACTGATGGTGCGTCATGGCCGGATAGGGTTCCCATTTATGGGTTGATATGCACGCACTTCCCGCCCGTACGGGCGGGAAGTGCGTGCTTTCGGGTGGTTCCGCTGGACGACCCCCCACAGCGGTCCCCGGCGCGGTACCGTTTCCTCAGCCACACGCTTGATGCATGGTTGTTGATAGTGCTGAGTGAATAGTGTTTGCACGAAGTCACTGCGGGCATGGATGACCGGACGTGGCACGAGGCCGCTGGGGAAGGCGCCCCTCGCACCACACTGGAGGTCCCGGTGACGACTCGTGGAGTTCTCTACCTGCACTCCGCGCCGCGCGCGCTCTGCCCGCATGTCGAGTGGGCCGTGGGCGGCGTGCTCGACACGCGCGTCAGTCTCGACTGGACTCGCCAGCCCGCCGCGCCCGGCAGCTGGCGTGCCGAACTCTCCTGGCAGGGCGAGGCCGCCACCGCCTCCCGGCTGGCCTCCGCGCTGCGCGGCTGGCAGCTGCTGCGCTTCGAGGTCACCGCGGAGCCCGGCGCGGGCTGCGAGGGCGAGCGCTACAGCAGCACGCCCGAACTCGGCATCTTCCATGCGGTCACCGGCATCCACGGCGACATCCTGATCCCGGAGGACCGGCTGCGCTCGGCGCTGCTGCGGGCCCGGATGGGCGAGGGCCCGCTGGAGGCGGAGATCTCCCGGCTGCTCGGCAAGCCCTGGGACGACGAGCTGGAGCCGTTCCGGCACGCCGGCGAGGGAGCCCCGGTGCGCTGGCTGCACCAGGTCGTCTGAGGCCCTTCGGCCGAGCTGTACATGACACCCCGTCAGCCATGAGGCGCGGGCCGGCGCCGTCGCGTTCACTTCTTCAAGGCCGTCGGCGACGACATCCGGCGCCCTTGCGCGCCGTCCGCCGAGGGCTGCCCGAAAGTGTTCGGACAGCCGTTCCACAACCTTCCGGAAATCGATCGCAAACGTCCTGAGGGGTCCCACCTGGCAGGGCTCAGGATCACACCGAGATGAACGCCGTGTTGCATCCACTGGCCGTGGTGACAGATAGGCCATCAGTTTGCCCCGGGCTCTTGCGCACGAATTCGCCCCCCGTGTACACATCACTCGTGCGCTCCCACCGGGCGTTCACACGGGTTGCCTCGCACCCCTGTCCTGACGGACCTTCACTCCAGGAGTCGTCATTTCCGAAAACAAGTCTTCCCGTGGGCGGCGGACGCGCATAGCCACCGTCGCGGTGTCCTCTCTCGCGCTGGCCACGGGCTCCCTCGCCCTCGCCGCGCCCTCGCAGGCCGTCGCCCCCGCCCCGCAGGCGAAGGTGATCACGAGCAGCCATCCCTCCTGGGCCACGGCCGCCGCGGACAAGGGCGCGGTCTCGGCCTCGGCGCAGACCAGTGTCACGGTGTACCTCCAGAGCCAGAACGCCGCCGCCCTGGCGCAGTACGCCATGGCCGTGTCGACGCCCGGCAACGCGCTCTACGGGAAGTTCCTCACCGCCGCCCAGGCGAAGGCGCGCTTCCTGGCCACCCCGGCCCAGATCAAGGCCGTGCAGACCTGGCTCACCGGAGCCGGCCTGCACATCACCAGCAGCAGCGAGCACCAGATCCAGGTCAGCGGCGACGCCGCGGCGATCAAGCGCGCCTTCGGCACCACGCTGCACCAGTACAGCGTCAAGGGCCACCTGCTGCACGCCCCGACCACCAACGCGGTCGTCCCGGCCGCGGTCTCCTCGGTCGTGCTCGGCGTCTCCGGTCTGGCCTCCTCGGCCCCGACCGTCAAGCCGACCTACGTCCCGGTCAGCGAGGTCGCCAAGAGCACCGGCGCCTCGGCGAAGAAGGGCATCGCCCCCACGCCCACCTGCTCGACCTCCTGGGACCAGAAGAAGGTCACCGGCGCGCCCGCCGGCTACACCAAGAACACGTACTACGACGAGTGCTCCTTCCAGCCCTCGCAGCTGCGCCAGGCGTACGGCATCACCAAGAGCGGGCTGACCGGCAAGGGCGTCAAGATCGCCATCGTCGACGCCTACGGCTCCTCCACCATGCTGGCCGACGCCGACCAGTACTCGACCAACCACGGCGACCAGCCGTTCGCGGCCGGCCAGTACACCGAGGTGGTCACCCCCGACCAGTGGAACAGCCAGGCCGCCTGCGGCGGTCCGGCCGGATGGGCCCCCGAGGAGGCCCTGGACGTCGAGATGTCGCACGGGCTCGCCCCGGCCG
Proteins encoded in this window:
- a CDS encoding NADP-dependent oxidoreductase, with protein sequence MSEQHLPSTGREWHLAARPDGWPVPEDFALVEAPVQAPGAGQILVRNEYLSVDPYMRGRMNDVKSYVPPFRLGAVMDGGAVGRVVASQAEGFAVGDAVLHGLGWREYATLDAAGAVKVDDSLPLRSYLGVLGMTGLTAYAGLLDVGGFKEGEAVFVSGAAGAVGSVVGQIAKLRGASLVVGSAGSPEKVRRLTEEFGFDAAFNYKDGPVAQQLAQAAPDGIDVYFDNVGGEHLEAAIGALRLHGRAVLCGAIAQYNETAPPTGPRNLALAIGKRLRLEGMLVGDHYALQPQFTAEVGGWLAEGRLTFEDTVVEGFDRTADAFLGLLRGENTGKMLVHVGG
- a CDS encoding DUF3145 domain-containing protein, which produces MTTRGVLYLHSAPRALCPHVEWAVGGVLDTRVSLDWTRQPAAPGSWRAELSWQGEAATASRLASALRGWQLLRFEVTAEPGAGCEGERYSSTPELGIFHAVTGIHGDILIPEDRLRSALLRARMGEGPLEAEISRLLGKPWDDELEPFRHAGEGAPVRWLHQVV